A single genomic interval of Labeo rohita strain BAU-BD-2019 chromosome 13, IGBB_LRoh.1.0, whole genome shotgun sequence harbors:
- the agpat5 gene encoding 1-acyl-sn-glycerol-3-phosphate acyltransferase epsilon: MLLSLVVHTYSLRYWLPAAVMLGTAPAYLLSWSVWRLLSTVLPSRLYHSVDDRVYSVYQSMVLFFFENYTGVEIVIYGDIPKKKENVIYLSNHQSTADWIIADMLAIRQNALGHVRYVLKDGLKWLPLYGWYFSQHGGVYVKRSANFDEKAMKKKLSSQTKMGTPMYLVIFPEGTRYNPELKKVINDSQAFAAKEGLAVLKHVLTPRMKASHVAIETMKEHLDAVYDITVAYEGTLTADGQRHPAPTMPEFLCKECPRVHIHFNRLDMREIPTEPVYFRRWLHERFEIKDKLLTTFYDSEEPEKKYRFPGEGQKSPLSLIKTLPSLLILGGLTLPMLLTESGRKLYLNTWLYGTLVGWVWVSVSR, translated from the exons atgctGCTGTCTCTGGTGGTGCACACGTACTCGTTGCGGTACTGGCTTCCAGCGGCGGTGATGCTGGGCACCGCTCCTGCTTACCTGCTGTCCTGGAGCGTCTGGCGGCTGTTGTCCACTGTGCTGCCGTCCAGACTCTATCATTCTGTGGATGACCGTGTGTATTCAGTGTATCAGAGTATGGTCCTGTTCTTCTTTGAGAATTACACGGGAGTGGAG ATTGTCATTTATGGGGACATACCAAAAAAGAAGGAGAATGTGATTTACCTGTCAAACCATCAATCAACCG CTGACTGGATTATTGCTGATATGTTAGCCATTCGACAAAATGCACTTGGACACGTAAGATATGTCCTGAAAGATGGTCTAAAGTGGCTTCCTTTATATGGATGGTATTTCTCACAG CATGGAGGTGTGTATGTGAAGAGAAGTGCCAACTTCGATGAGAAAGCCATGAAAAAGAAATTATCATCTCAGACCAAAATGGGTACACCT ATGTATCTTGTCATCTTTCCAGAGGGAACCCGCTACAACCCTGAGCTCAAGAAAGTTATCAATGACAGTCAGGCTTTTGCTGCTAAAGAAG GACTTGCTGTGCTGAAACATGTTTTAACACCAAGAATGAAAGCATCACATGTTGCCATTGAGACTATGAAGGAACACCTGGATGCTGTCTATGACATAACCGTTGCATATGAGGGAACACTCACAGCAGATGGCCAGAGACACCCAGCTCCTACAATGCCAG AGTTCCTGTGCAAGGAATGCCCCAGGGTGCACATCCACTTCAACCGTTTGGACATGAGGGAAATTCCTACGGAGCCAGTGTACTTCCGCAGATGGCTGCATGAAAGATTTGAAATCAAGGACAA GCTTCTGACCACTTTCTACGATTCTGAAGAACCTGAGAAAAAGTATAGGTTCCCTGGAGAAGGACAAAAGTCACCACTTAGTCTTATAAAGACGTTGCCTTCTCTGCTGATTTTGGGTGGCCTAACTTTACCAATGCTGTTAACAGAGTCAGGTAGAAAACTCTATCTCAATACCTGGCTCTATGGGACTCTGGTTGGATGGGTGTGGGTAAGTGTAAGTCGCTAA